Genomic DNA from Perca flavescens isolate YP-PL-M2 chromosome 23, PFLA_1.0, whole genome shotgun sequence:
ACTGGTCTTGGGAAACGCTATTACCTCCACATCTTCTTTTGAGTcgtacataataataataataataataataataataataataataatgttaaaacAGTTGGTAAAAAGCCCAGAATAGTTGCTGAATTGGGCTGAACAAGCAATGGGCAAAAATTGACCATCATGGTTTAAGAATTAGAAATAAGtggggcgcccagatagctcagttggcagaacaggtgcccatatatagaggtttactcctcaacacagcaggcccgggttcgactccgacctgcgggcctttgctacatgtcattcccccctctctcttccctgtcatgtcttcagctgtcctgtcaaaataaaggcctaaaatgccccaaaaataatcttaaaaaaataagtgataagataagtttgttttttttttaacctaaaatTCAGAGCAACTGCAGGGCAACTATGCACATATGTACATGACTTCAGAATTTTAATTGGGAGCCATTTTTAATTGCTGCAAACCACTGTAGCCTGTAACCACAATCCATCAAGGGTCCAGCAACACTAGTCACACCCGTCACTTGCTTCTAGTAAactttctggaaaaaaaaacaaataacaccCTGAAAGCTAACACAACAGCCTAACCTTACTAAGCATAACCTAGTATTTTACTGACGTGTGGAGTTAATTTTCCACTTAAATAAAAGGCATTGCTTATTAAGTACAGGATGTTCCAATTTTTCATATGGAGTTTGGTTCAGTAGGACTTTGATAAAAGAGTGCCGGTAAAGCACCTTGGCACATTTGGGACTCTTTAAATCACCAATCAAACATTCTCTTCTATTGGTGAGAATACTATGGACCTCTTGTCGGATGTCACGAGACGGCAGCCTTGGAGCTCTGCTTCTTCTTGGCCAGCTCGGCCTGGATTTGACGGGGGAACTGGTCCAAGTGCTTGCTCACACACTGCATGCAAAACCTCTTGGTGTAGAAAAGACTGCAGTCCTGCGTGGAGAGAAAGCAGAGCTCAGCATCAATGCACTATTTTTACATAAGTACTGGATACGTTTTGTCACAATTATTCCAAGATGGAAAGACTATCGGTTTGTGAAACTGGCTCATTGATTCCAAGGACATCAGAGTCATAAAGTCCTCTCAGCACATATATAGAGGCCACATGATGGCAAAGTCATCTGAGGAAAACATACAAACCACAGATGTTTGTTTTATCGCCAGTGACCAACAGGGTCAAGTCCTGTCAAGTGGGAAACTGTCACAGGAGCACAGCTTGGTTTTCAATGGACCAGTTGATGAGCACGCTGCTAAGTTACTTTTTATCCGTGCATCTGACATTAATGGATTCGATAACCTGAATTACATAATCAGTTCAATTTAAAGACGTCTTACCGATCCAACGCAGACACACATGCTGCACACGCTGCAGGTAGAGCCTAAAACAAGGAACTTTTCCTTGTCCGGACTAAAGGGGTCCTGAGTCACAAAACACTCCTCAAGCAACCTGGTGGACGACAGAAATGCACACATAAAATTGATATATAACTGGATCTAAGacagaggtgtttttttttaaagacagtaACGTTATTTGCTATAAACGTAACGTGCACACCACTGTTAATGTCGCTGTGTCTAACGTTGAGACTGCATTAACC
This window encodes:
- the cdpf1 gene encoding cysteine-rich DPF motif domain-containing protein 1 is translated as MEKTMSETRQKTFTCQLCGLSSPFTYVGQKPPNTRAIVLLEECFVTQDPFSPDKEKFLVLGSTCSVCSMCVCVGSDCSLFYTKRFCMQCVSKHLDQFPRQIQAELAKKKQSSKAAVS